A single genomic interval of bacterium harbors:
- a CDS encoding RND family transporter encodes MGRGGGSSPYHGAAPAMDPILFAALMAAAVAVGLALPILRPAWVVGHPRLVLGLVALSSVLAAVPLVRLEPLGVNLRIDPSTEPLLPAGDPAQEVYRAAVRNFGDDEVFVIAMEADDLFTAEGLGRLRRITDAIDHLPEVRTVQSLTDVVAFRFDREADWLDIADFIEEIPTEPEALAAIREEALANPLYARTILSVDGRTAAINVTFRKLTDEEFIRSKLDARILEIVRGEIADGTHLYVAGRPHVKNRVYEMMLRDMGTLIPLALLVVALGLYIVFGTRRGVLLPMGTILLATLWTFGAIAFLERPLTVLTTLLAPMLAAIGSVYGIHAVTRYEEEVEGAASPKEAALRSLEHMRLPVTVAGLTTMIGFAALLITDVPAVFEVGAFAVLGVAAITVLTLTMVQAALALMPLRHAGSGTALAASIARLLDTSLERLASLAARRSGTWLLIFALALVASLVAIPRIVIDTDYLSFFDEGAPVREDFEAVNRLLAGAVPLFVSFESETPGAFREPEMLRAIERLQDQAQTIPNVGRTLSMVDTVRVMNRAMAKDDPSQERIPDTRGAAAELLFMTPKGHLDRYANVNHSRANVMVRTGAVGTAQVREVTGQLEAFVAEMELPEGVSAAVTGNALLLSHSADGIARGQPRTVGLAAIAIFILIALSFGSIRLGAVAMLPNLVPVAIYFGILGFGAAPLSLPTSLIGSVALGIAIDDTVHFLVRYGSERRRGLTPEEAAATCGRRIGRPIAITSVMLMAGFLVVALSGFATLRQFGVLSAVTMGICLVNDLVLLPALLVRTRA; translated from the coding sequence GTGGGTCGCGGCGGCGGATCTTCGCCCTATCATGGCGCGGCGCCCGCCATGGATCCGATTCTCTTTGCAGCATTGATGGCCGCCGCCGTTGCGGTCGGCCTGGCCCTTCCGATCCTCCGTCCCGCCTGGGTGGTGGGGCATCCCCGGCTCGTGCTCGGGCTGGTCGCGCTGAGTTCGGTGCTGGCCGCGGTGCCGTTGGTACGGCTCGAGCCCCTGGGCGTGAACCTGCGCATCGATCCATCCACCGAACCGCTCTTGCCCGCTGGCGATCCAGCTCAGGAGGTGTACCGGGCGGCCGTGCGCAATTTCGGCGACGACGAGGTTTTCGTGATCGCCATGGAGGCGGACGACCTCTTTACCGCAGAGGGGCTCGGACGGCTGCGGCGCATCACCGACGCCATCGACCACCTTCCCGAGGTCCGGACGGTTCAGAGCCTGACGGACGTGGTGGCGTTCCGCTTCGACAGGGAGGCGGATTGGCTCGACATCGCGGATTTCATCGAGGAAATCCCGACCGAGCCCGAAGCATTGGCCGCCATTCGGGAAGAAGCCCTGGCCAACCCACTCTACGCCCGGACGATCCTCTCGGTCGACGGCCGTACGGCCGCCATCAACGTCACTTTTCGCAAGCTGACCGACGAGGAGTTCATTCGCTCGAAGCTCGATGCGCGCATTCTCGAGATCGTCCGAGGCGAGATCGCCGACGGCACGCACCTCTACGTTGCCGGGCGCCCCCATGTGAAGAACCGGGTCTACGAGATGATGCTGCGCGATATGGGGACGCTCATTCCCCTGGCGCTTCTGGTCGTCGCCTTGGGTCTCTACATCGTGTTCGGCACACGGCGAGGGGTGTTGTTGCCGATGGGCACCATCCTGCTGGCCACCCTGTGGACCTTCGGTGCCATCGCCTTCCTCGAACGCCCGCTGACCGTCCTGACCACGCTTCTCGCACCGATGCTTGCGGCGATCGGCAGCGTCTACGGCATCCACGCAGTCACCCGCTACGAAGAAGAGGTCGAGGGAGCGGCCTCGCCAAAAGAGGCAGCACTGCGAAGCCTCGAGCACATGCGTCTGCCCGTCACGGTTGCCGGGCTGACGACGATGATCGGCTTCGCGGCACTCCTCATCACGGACGTTCCGGCGGTCTTCGAAGTGGGTGCCTTCGCCGTCCTGGGAGTGGCTGCGATCACGGTGCTGACCCTGACGATGGTGCAGGCGGCCCTGGCCCTGATGCCGCTTCGTCACGCGGGCTCAGGGACAGCCTTGGCAGCCTCGATTGCTCGACTCCTCGACACCTCGCTGGAGCGTCTTGCATCGCTGGCCGCCCGCCGCTCCGGAACCTGGTTGCTGATCTTCGCTCTGGCACTCGTGGCTTCCCTCGTCGCCATCCCGCGCATCGTGATCGATACCGACTATCTCTCCTTCTTCGACGAGGGCGCGCCCGTGCGCGAGGATTTCGAAGCGGTGAATCGCCTCCTGGCCGGTGCCGTTCCGCTCTTCGTCTCCTTCGAGAGCGAGACGCCGGGTGCTTTCCGCGAGCCCGAGATGCTTCGCGCCATCGAGCGCCTCCAGGATCAAGCGCAGACGATTCCAAACGTCGGCCGCACGCTTTCGATGGTCGACACGGTCCGGGTGATGAACCGGGCCATGGCCAAGGATGACCCGAGCCAGGAGAGAATTCCCGATACGCGAGGCGCGGCAGCCGAGCTTCTCTTCATGACGCCGAAGGGGCATCTGGATCGTTATGCCAACGTGAATCACAGCCGCGCCAATGTGATGGTGCGGACTGGAGCCGTCGGTACGGCCCAGGTTCGCGAGGTGACCGGGCAGTTGGAGGCGTTCGTGGCGGAGATGGAGCTTCCCGAGGGCGTCAGCGCGGCGGTGACGGGCAATGCCCTGCTGCTCTCCCATAGCGCCGACGGGATTGCCCGCGGGCAGCCGCGTACCGTGGGTCTGGCAGCGATCGCCATCTTCATCTTGATCGCACTCTCGTTCGGCTCGATTCGGTTGGGGGCGGTGGCCATGCTTCCGAACCTGGTGCCGGTCGCGATCTACTTCGGAATCCTGGGGTTCGGGGCTGCGCCCCTCTCCCTGCCGACCAGTCTGATCGGCAGCGTGGCGCTCGGCATCGCCATCGACGATACGGTGCACTTCCTGGTGCGCTACGGCAGCGAGCGGCGCCGAGGCCTCACGCCGGAGGAAGCCGCGGCGACTTGCGGTCGTCGGATCGGCCGTCCCATCGCGATCACCTCGGTGATGCTGATGGCCGGGTTCCTGGTCGTGGCACTCTCGGGCTTCGCCACGCTGCGGCAGTTTGGCGTGCTCTCAGCCGTTACGATGGGCATCTGCCTCGTGAACGATCTGGTCCTGCTGCCCGCTCTCCTCGTCCGAACCCGCGCCTGA